The Thermoanaerobacterium thermosaccharolyticum DSM 571 region TTGCTTTCATATTTAACTTTTATTGGTATGGAAGAAGTAATTGATAGGTATGGTCCTAAAAGCATAATTTATCCTAATCTTTCTGCTCAGCCTTTAATGGAATGGCATTTGAAAAGATGTAATATAAACAGGAAATCTTCTATTTCGTCATTTATTGATCAGCCTACGATTCCTAATAGATTTGTGGCTTTGATACCAGAAAGTGAAGAAAGTAAAATAATAAAATTGGCACATAAAATGGAGGATATTGTTAGAAAAAAATGGAAAGAGATGGTTGATATAGTTTTAAATAAGTTTAAATTAATAGATAAAATTAGGTTAGATAAGAAAGATGAGGATTGTAATGCAGTAATAAAAAAACAGACACTAGATTTTCCTGAAATTTACTGGGTAGCTATGCCTTTTAAAAAAGATGGAAGATATATTACTGAAGAGGACTTTAAAGATTTCTTTGAGGAAGTCCAAAAAGAAAACGTTGGTTTAATCTATCACCTTGGCTATTCTGCCCTTGAAAAGTCTATGGGTATAAGAAAAAATTTGAGGAATTTTAGCCAAATCAATGAATATGGGAAGAAATGTAATATATGCGGTACAAAAGAGGGAGTAATAAAGGCAGGAATGGGGAGTTTACAAGTAGGTAAATACATAAGTGAAAAAGAGGCACTTTGTATACCTTGTTTTGTTAAAAGAGCTTTGGATAAATATTTAGGTGATAAGGTTGATGGTAAATTTATAGACTATACTTTTCCATCTACTGCAGAAATGGCTTCATCTAATTTTAAAAAGAGAGCTTTGAAAGATGCAGAAGTACAGTTTAATGCATATATTGATGATATTAAAAAAATAGTTGGAGAAAATGTGCTAAGACAAATACAAGTTAAGCCTTTGAACAAAATTGAAGGTGATTTTAATAATGTTGTAAATATCGAGGGAGAATGGTTTTTTGAGGAAAATTTATGTACAGAAAATATCAAAAAGCAGTTTGGTATTGAAATAGATGATAAAGAAATAGAGGATTTGAGAAAATCACTTAAACAAATTACAGACAAAGTAGGGGAGCCTAATCCTTACTACGCCGTTGTTTTATTTGATGGAGATAATATGGGAGAATGGCTTGCAGGTAAATTGTTACACAACTTTGAGCATATATATGGTTCTGATTTATGGAATAAATTACCTAATAAAGTGAAAGAAGAGTTAAAAACATCTATAAAGAATAAACTTCTTGCTCCTACGATCCACTCTTTAATTTCACTATCTTTGAGAAATTATAGTCTTGAGTTCGTAAAGAAAATAGTTGAAGATGATCATTTAGGTAAACTAATTTATTCAGGTGGAGACGATGTGCTTGCTTTCGTTAATTTAAAAGATCTATTTGAAGTGATGAGAAGATTAAGAGCAGCCTTTTCAGGACATATAAAGATAGAAAATAATGAAATCAAAGTAGATTGGAGTAATAACACAGGTTTTGTTGAAAAAGATGGAAAATTACTTTTAACAATGGGCAAGAACGCAACTGCGTCTTGTGGGGTAGTGATTGCTCATTATAAAACGCCGTTAAAAATGGTTATGGATAAAGTAAGAGAAACAGAAAAAAAAGCCAAAAGCAATACTGAGAAGGATAGTTTTGCTATTTCATTATTGAAGCGTTCAGGAGAAGAAAAAATAATAGTAAGCAAGTGGAAATACGGTGATATGGATGTTCTGGAGATATTGAAAGAATTATCGTACCTCTTTAGAAGGAATCAAAGTGGGGTGCGAATTTCTAGAAGAATAGTTTATACTCTAGCAGAAGAATTTGCGAAACTTAAAGATAAATGCGGAAATTATATTGCCGAAACGGGTATTATTAATACGGAGATAAAAAGAGTTGTTTTAAGAGCCGTCGATACTGTTAGTGGAAATATCGGGAAAGAAGAAAAAAAGAATATTTCTAAAGAAATCTCCGATGTACTTAAAAATTTATATCACAAATATGATGATGATATTGACAATTTCTTAAAACTAATCGAAATATCTGCTTTTATCGGAAAGGAGGGAGAATAGTGCTTATAAAAATAAAACCGTTGGATACTTTATTCTTTAGAACGCCGAAGCCTTTTTTTAAAGGAGAAGATACGTGGTCTGATTCTTTTTTTCCGCCTTATCCGTCTACTGTTTATGGGGCGGTAAGAAGCTATTTGATCTTTAAAAACGGCACTTTGGAAGATTTTTATAATGGTAAATATAGGGATATAATAGGAACTCAAGAAGAAAAAGGTAAGATTGTTATAAAAGGTCCTTTCTTAGCAGAAAATGGGAAATCTATTTTTAAAGTACCTTATGATCTGGTATGCTTAAAAGGAGACAACGAAACTTTACATTATTTACAATTTCGTAAAAAACCTTCTTTAATGATTAGTAACTATAATCTTGATAATGCACTTCTATGGAGAAGAGAAGGAGTTGTAGATAATAGTGAGGGGTGGCTTAACTTTATAGATTTTAAGGAGTATCTAACATTAAAAGCAGAAGAGTTTTCTTATATAGAAAGTAAGAGCTATTTTGAAGAAGAGGACAAAATTGGCATTAATATTGATGAAAACACTAAGAGTTCAAAATATGGGCATTTATACAGAATTTCAATGATAAGACTTAAAGAGAATGCCGAACTTATTGTAGAAATAGAAGGGATAGATAGTTTTGATGAAAAAGGTGTTTTGCAACTTGGTGGAAAGGCCAGAGCAGCTGTTTTTGAGAAAGGCGAAGATGTTTTTAATGATTTAAAAAATTTAAAATTTAATTTAAACGATGGTTTGTTCAAGATTTATCTTGCTACTCCAGCAATTTTTAAAAAAGGCTGGTTGCCTTATTGGATAAATGAAAATACCTTAATAGGAGAATTTAAGGGCATAAAACTAAAACTTCTTGCGTGTGCTATTGGAAAGCCGATTTTTATCGGGGGCTGGGATATAGCACAGGGTAATTCCAAGCCATTAAACAAAGCAGTTCCGGCAGGAAGTGTGTATTATTTTGAACTCCTTAATGACATGGACTTAAATACGTTAAAAGAGGCTTTCCACTTTAAGAATATTTCTGACGAAAAGGCTGAAGAGGGGTTTGGGTTATCATTTATAGGGGAGGTAAGATGATGAAAAGGATAATAACTATGGTGGGCACTTCGATTTTTGAAAATTACAAGGAGCAACATAAAGATGTTGGATTTGCCAAACTTGTAGAAAATTTAAGAAATATAGAGGCTTACAAATATAATGAAGAAATTGATAGAATTAGAGAAATAAAAGAAAAATTGAATAGATGGATAAACAAGAGTAATGATGAAGACAAAGAAGATATTTCAGCTGAGATAAAAAGCATAATAAGATTAAAAGAGCAATTTAAGGATTATGTCGAAATGTATTTTCTATGCTCTGATACTATTCTAAGTAAGGTTGCAGGAGAAATTTTGGAG contains the following coding sequences:
- the cas10 gene encoding type III-B CRISPR-associated protein Cas10/Cmr2, coding for MEEKIYESFAENSSNVSLFLFTIGPVQQFISQARKTQDLFMGSFLLSYLTFIGMEEVIDRYGPKSIIYPNLSAQPLMEWHLKRCNINRKSSISSFIDQPTIPNRFVALIPESEESKIIKLAHKMEDIVRKKWKEMVDIVLNKFKLIDKIRLDKKDEDCNAVIKKQTLDFPEIYWVAMPFKKDGRYITEEDFKDFFEEVQKENVGLIYHLGYSALEKSMGIRKNLRNFSQINEYGKKCNICGTKEGVIKAGMGSLQVGKYISEKEALCIPCFVKRALDKYLGDKVDGKFIDYTFPSTAEMASSNFKKRALKDAEVQFNAYIDDIKKIVGENVLRQIQVKPLNKIEGDFNNVVNIEGEWFFEENLCTENIKKQFGIEIDDKEIEDLRKSLKQITDKVGEPNPYYAVVLFDGDNMGEWLAGKLLHNFEHIYGSDLWNKLPNKVKEELKTSIKNKLLAPTIHSLISLSLRNYSLEFVKKIVEDDHLGKLIYSGGDDVLAFVNLKDLFEVMRRLRAAFSGHIKIENNEIKVDWSNNTGFVEKDGKLLLTMGKNATASCGVVIAHYKTPLKMVMDKVRETEKKAKSNTEKDSFAISLLKRSGEEKIIVSKWKYGDMDVLEILKELSYLFRRNQSGVRISRRIVYTLAEEFAKLKDKCGNYIAETGIINTEIKRVVLRAVDTVSGNIGKEEKKNISKEISDVLKNLYHKYDDDIDNFLKLIEISAFIGKEGE
- the cmr3 gene encoding type III-B CRISPR module-associated protein Cmr3, whose amino-acid sequence is MLIKIKPLDTLFFRTPKPFFKGEDTWSDSFFPPYPSTVYGAVRSYLIFKNGTLEDFYNGKYRDIIGTQEEKGKIVIKGPFLAENGKSIFKVPYDLVCLKGDNETLHYLQFRKKPSLMISNYNLDNALLWRREGVVDNSEGWLNFIDFKEYLTLKAEEFSYIESKSYFEEEDKIGINIDENTKSSKYGHLYRISMIRLKENAELIVEIEGIDSFDEKGVLQLGGKARAAVFEKGEDVFNDLKNLKFNLNDGLFKIYLATPAIFKKGWLPYWINENTLIGEFKGIKLKLLACAIGKPIFIGGWDIAQGNSKPLNKAVPAGSVYYFELLNDMDLNTLKEAFHFKNISDEKAEEGFGLSFIGEVR